One genomic segment of Mytilus galloprovincialis chromosome 5, xbMytGall1.hap1.1, whole genome shotgun sequence includes these proteins:
- the LOC143075480 gene encoding uncharacterized protein LOC143075480, producing the protein MQNENWSVQNFFKMLEDQSKQVPNDARQSRYCKYITKFASHFGKEWCMVVGSTAEKTRLRSNMNEGDFDYLIISGVSIPVDALEHREDLPCFVHVRGDKFKHSFTHNLVNGKYIHSRILKEVDREAFKIMCGLLQVFTVPLVSKGLHYNRVGINRDAKPGMCEEHYVGFQMVGGANEEIYIRNQDTDIRATKKYFQSVMDLSDLSPSMKSLLNNLLTVLAEIKPHNKSGTAMYQTFAGLIEAVNSDNAVHDVAKLTSFHPKGTEANDRHYIEDSSGKNVFRIKFNYKSSNDFIAAFPLEGKLKCLEEWRVRILTSDKVLWPSAEAVEKIFQSEVYVVAKPAIVNPSADVDFCLGFNQAEIILASNLSSEQRLCFLLLKSLQQGYLKHYVSVLTTFHWKTAFYHQCGQIDPALFDRHSTILLALVSVLSYMIECLDKRYLKHYFLESNLIAHSTETEANEIKGKITDIIETPEAALRVYFHMNKECKNSKQEEEISMKEMEEIKTRMNNPFNEKQSDTIISLMSDLQKATTSDDSKLTQAIGNTLYMVIEEETDIPFVRPDTTQQQCSLNDLLVQATIYTTTSFSSKNEKKKALKDLKAKAFSTVLSSFRFK; encoded by the coding sequence ATGCAGAATGAAAACTGGTCTGTCCAGAACTTCTTCAAAATGTTAGAGGACCAAAGCAAACAAGTACCGAATGATGCACGGCAAAGCAGGTACTgcaaatatattacaaaatttgCTTCTCATTTTGGCAAAGAGTGGTGTATGGTAGTGGGGAGCACGGCAGAAAAAACGAGGCTGCGGTCAAACATGAACGAAGGCGACTTTGACTACCTGATTATATCAGGGGTTTCCATACCCGTAGATGCTTTAGAACATAGAGAGGATCTACCTTGTTTTGTTCACGTCAGAGGTGACAAATTTAAACATTCGTTTACCCACAATTTGGTAAACGGGAAATACATCCACAGTCGTATTCTAAAAGAAGTCGATAGAGAGGCTTTTAAAATAATGTGCGGTCTGTTGCAGGTATTTACAGTGCCACTTGTTTCTAAGGGGTTACATTATAATCGTGTCGGCATCAACCGTGACGCTAAACCTGGCATGTGCGAAGAACATTATGTTGGCTTCCAGATGGTTGGGGGAGCTAATgaagaaatatatataagaaaCCAGGATACAGACATTAGAGCTACGAAAAAATATTTCCAATCGGTAATGGATTTAAGTGATTTATCTCCAAGTATGAAATCTCTTCTTAACAACCTTCTAACCGTACTTGCTGAAATAAAACCACACAACAAGTCTGGTACTGCCATGTATCAAACCTTCGCTGGTTTAATAGAGGCAGTCAATTCTGATAATGCAGTACACGATGTAGCCAAGCTGACGTCTTTTCATCCAAAGGGCACAGAGGCAAACGACAGACATTACATTGAGGATTCATCTGGCAAAAATGTATTCCGgattaaatttaattataaatccAGCAATGATTTCATCGCTGCATTTCCTCTTGAGGGAAAACTGAAATGTCTGGAAGAATGGCGAGTTCGGATACTTACCAGCGACAAAGTTCTGTGGCCGAGTGCGGAAGCTGTGGAAAAAATCTTCCAGTCGGAGGTGTACGTTGTAGCTAAACCGGCAATTGTCAACCCTTCTGCCGACGTCGATTTTTGTCTCGGCTTCAATCAAGCCGAAATTATCCTAGCTTCAAACCTTAGTTCTGAACAAAGATTATGTTTCCTACTTCTTAAATCCCTCCAGCAAGGATACCTTAAACATTATGTTTCAGTACTAACCACGTTTCACTGGAAAACTGCCTTTTACCATCAGTGTGGACAAATCGATCCTGCTCTCTTTGATCGTCATTCTACAATATTATTAGCCCTTGTAAGTGTTTTATCCTACATGATAGAGTGCTTAGACAAAAGATATCTCAAGCACTATTTCCTAGAGAGCAATCTAATAGCTCATAGTACTGAGACAGAAGCCAATGAAATCAAAGGGAAGATCACAGACATTATTGAAACCCCAGAAGCAGCTCTCCGAGTGTATTTCCATATGAATAAAGAATGTAAAAACTCAAAACAAGAAGAAGAGATATCTATGAAAGAAATGGAAGAAATAAAAACACGGATGAATAATCCGTTCAATGAAAAACAAAGTGACACAATAATCAGCTTGATGTCCGATTTGCAGAAAGCAACCACCAGTGACGATTCTAAACTCACACAAGCTATTGGGAATACGTTATATATGGTTATTGAGGAGGAAACAGATATTCCGTTTGTAAGACCAGACACCACACAGCAGCAATGTAGCCTCAATGATCTCTTGGTACAGGCTACTATATATACCACAACAAGCTTTTCCTCAAAGAATGAGAAGAAAAAGGCACTAAAAGACTTAAAGGCAAAGGCGTTTTCCACGGTACTTTCTTCTTTTCGTTTTAAGTGA